A genomic window from Periweissella cryptocerci includes:
- the mobL gene encoding relaxase MobL translates to MSENKGFYSDKGSNANVVTMWEFALPSNTNKFSNFVKYTNRNEAIKRDDYSDYVGYTSRDSARVIDFDEENSDSYTTCFNGSTTHMTVDDVAALEAQLNLAQDHGSPLQKGVISFKTDWLVDNGIVSFDDGDVTNFKNGNRHVFQNKLKLAVQNALEEKGGLLDMEKFNSPIWWGNVHLNTDDVHVHIGICESGKSKRDLTNEGETKGEFRQHSIDHFKRAIYDYVSQNNRLVELERTENELSKDIQKRHVMQVNLKNDYLLNRAFKALPKNKKVWREKSNSKQIAASKKLVHEYIENVLKDDPLFQDFIGTLESYNATYRANFGDIRVDQVERGTKELKADLSSAIFARFRDMDSGDFEKDIKEEFENSSDKENEEAINSLKDQLKRTSDSTLQRKLKQEIGLRKMAIRKHHIDDLKSIADERYSNVLGLEKQASVKFHNSGKELLSFKKNQYRMQSRFYELSLKATYQMSQDERDEKKLLEVYGIDVVNINPDKLSAKSEGNLVHMLDRESRLISKVSEEEFKEFGDIYGLQPSVLGRRNQINELHRLRQITEYKGQVRDKNILLKNMDKDSLNAKRIRGEIGGIFNNLKVLYAGGAATDVERERVLVVANYSNTRHRKELRAERNNNGLRLSGSFLSSVRTFIALASKERQVAILKRPISFDSDFDSDEIELQLEERKREQDMKQTNLNI, encoded by the coding sequence ATGAGTGAAAACAAAGGATTTTATTCAGATAAAGGTAGCAATGCGAATGTTGTTACTATGTGGGAATTTGCGTTACCTAGTAATACAAATAAGTTTTCAAATTTTGTGAAATATACTAATAGAAATGAAGCAATCAAACGTGATGATTATAGTGATTATGTTGGGTACACTTCACGTGATTCTGCGCGTGTTATTGATTTTGATGAAGAAAATTCGGATAGCTATACAACATGTTTTAATGGTTCAACAACACATATGACTGTTGATGATGTTGCTGCCCTGGAGGCACAACTAAATTTGGCACAAGACCATGGTAGTCCATTACAAAAAGGTGTGATTTCGTTTAAGACCGATTGGTTGGTTGATAACGGTATTGTAAGTTTTGATGATGGCGATGTGACTAATTTTAAAAATGGTAATAGACATGTTTTTCAAAACAAATTGAAGTTAGCAGTTCAAAATGCGCTTGAAGAAAAGGGTGGATTACTTGATATGGAAAAATTTAATTCGCCGATTTGGTGGGGGAATGTTCACTTAAATACTGATGATGTTCATGTTCATATTGGTATTTGTGAATCTGGAAAATCGAAAAGAGATTTGACCAATGAAGGTGAAACTAAAGGCGAATTTAGGCAGCATTCCATTGATCACTTTAAAAGAGCTATTTACGATTATGTTAGTCAAAATAATAGACTGGTTGAATTAGAAAGAACTGAGAATGAGTTGAGTAAAGATATTCAGAAACGACATGTTATGCAAGTTAACCTAAAAAATGATTATTTACTTAATAGAGCTTTCAAAGCACTTCCAAAAAATAAAAAAGTTTGGCGTGAAAAGTCTAATTCAAAGCAGATAGCAGCTTCAAAAAAATTAGTTCATGAGTATATTGAAAATGTATTAAAAGATGACCCATTATTTCAAGATTTTATTGGAACTTTGGAATCTTATAACGCTACGTATCGTGCGAATTTTGGTGATATACGTGTTGACCAGGTTGAAAGAGGCACTAAAGAATTAAAGGCAGATTTATCTAGCGCAATTTTCGCTAGATTTCGAGATATGGATTCTGGTGATTTTGAAAAGGACATAAAGGAGGAATTTGAAAATTCATCTGATAAAGAGAATGAAGAAGCTATTAATAGTTTGAAAGACCAATTGAAACGTACTAGTGACAGTACTTTGCAACGCAAATTGAAGCAAGAAATTGGTTTACGAAAAATGGCAATCCGAAAGCACCACATTGATGATTTAAAGTCTATTGCTGATGAACGGTATTCAAATGTATTGGGCTTAGAGAAGCAAGCTAGTGTGAAGTTTCATAATAGCGGAAAAGAACTTTTATCTTTTAAAAAAAATCAGTACCGAATGCAATCACGCTTTTATGAACTTTCACTAAAAGCAACTTATCAGATGAGCCAAGATGAACGTGACGAAAAGAAGTTGCTGGAAGTTTATGGGATTGATGTGGTCAATATTAATCCTGACAAATTGTCAGCTAAGAGTGAGGGTAATTTGGTGCATATGCTTGATAGAGAAAGCAGGCTAATTTCTAAAGTGTCCGAGGAGGAGTTTAAGGAATTTGGTGACATCTACGGATTGCAACCTTCTGTACTAGGTCGCCGTAATCAGATTAATGAATTACATCGTTTGCGGCAAATAACTGAATATAAAGGACAGGTTCGAGATAAAAATATTTTGCTAAAAAACATGGATAAAGATTCTTTGAATGCTAAACGGATCCGTGGTGAAATTGGTGGAATTTTCAATAATTTGAAAGTCTTGTACGCTGGCGGGGCTGCTACTGATGTTGAGCGTGAGCGAGTTTTAGTAGTTGCGAATTATTCAAATACTCGTCACCGTAAGGAGCTACGTGCTGAACGGAATAACAACGGTTTAAGGCTGTCTGGTTCTTTTTTGAGTAGTGTTCGTACATTTATTGCTTTAGCTTCAAAAGAGCGTCAGGTTGCAATTTTGAAGCGTCCAATTTCTTTTGATTCTGATTTTGATTCTGATGAAATTGAGTTGCAACTTGAGGAGCGTAAACGTGAGCAAGATATGAAACAGACTAATTTGAATATTTAG